From the Helianthus annuus cultivar XRQ/B chromosome 17, HanXRQr2.0-SUNRISE, whole genome shotgun sequence genome, the window AAAATTTATAATTACATAGCAAATTACATTACATCTATTATAAATCAAAATTTAGTATCATTTAGAATCTAATACATTAAAAAGTGTATCAAACTTTGATAATACCAGGAATTGGGAACACATAAAAAGTAACAGCGGACTGCAAAAATTGAAAATAACAAATTGTAGAATTGCATTTGGGTACTGTCTTATTAGTATTAAAAAACACCTCTGATACTATCTACGAACAGATGTAAATGATGAACCATATAATTTACCTTCACATAAAAAGAAAGTTATGGTATACGAAGTAATACACAAATCTATACTAATAAGACAGTTAACAGGTTTGACTGATACAACACCATACCTGGGGGATAAACAACACCATActttgtgatttataaataaataaaacataggcttcaacaaaatccaaaaaacatCGGACTCAATCAACGGATGTAAAACCTAAATACATTAAAAAGAACAATGAGTGGTGAATATCTGGTTTAGGATATGTGAAATAAGAATAGGAGAAATCATAAGTGAATGCAAATACAAAACATACAAACCTTGAATCAGTTACGATGATCAAGAATCAACGGATGTAAACCCTAGATACATTAAACACAACAATGGAAGCTGAATACCTGATATAGGATATGTGAAATAAAAATAGGAGAAATCATAAGTGAATGCAAATATAAAGAATACAAACCTTGAATCATATAGGATGATCATGAATCAACGAATAGAAGATAAGATTGTGTGAGATCGAGTAGAAAATACTGAAAGCTGCCGATCTAGATTGGAGAATTGATAGGTTTCATTGAGTTAGGGTTTTTGTTTCATTCTTTATATACTCGGGTCATCAAACATAATACGGATACCCAACACGGGATCCGAATGCGAAAATGTAATACTTCCCTATTGTTTCCCGCCCAAACATCCAATTGGTTGCACGATGTAAGGACACGTGTCCCACatctaatttatttattatatatatagataagtaacaacccaaactaaaataaccctgggctgataccggtattacgtttcaaaccggtataccggattttaccgccggtacaaaccttatgccgtttcacttatttaccgggtggtttcgtaccggatttacatctgaAAACAGTAATACCgatataaccggccggtatttaccggtttttaaaacattggttattGGTTACTTGTATCATTTTGGAAACACAAAATATCTTTAACGGATATTTCCATTTCCACTCGAAGACAAAATCCATTGCATATCATTTGGAACCATCAAATTTGGCGATCTTCAATCACCAGTAGCAACAGAAGAAGCAGCACATTGATGGAGATTCAAACGGCGAGACGGAGACTTGAGACGATTGCTGCTCATGTTTCTGCCGCCGGAAACACCTCTGCAACTCACCTCTTCCCTCTGGTAATCATCATCTCTTTCAAAATACATTCTATAATCATTTCACCGTGTGAGGTGTGTTTGATCGATCAATTCAAACTTAATTTACAAGGAATTCTATTGTTTCATCTGTTCATTTCTTTGAATTTAGCCTGTTCCGTTCATTTCTGGTTGAGAATTTGATGATCCTTGAAGTAAATGCGTTTTCAGTACTtgattctatttttattttttttgtttgattaatAGAGAAATATTTTAGGAGATTTATGCTTTTGATTGTGTTCGTTATGTAACTTTGAATATATGCTCAACCGAACAAATAATCAGGTATTAGGTTTCAGTTTTAGTCTTGTCTTAGGAGGTTTagactatggggtgtggaggGGGTTGGGTTGGAGCCTTGGAggcattgctcgacacgtggCGAGGATGGGATCCACAAGCTAGTACTCAAAAACTAGGGGTGTGGTGGGGCGTCTCTTAGCTGGGCGTGGCCATGTGGAATTTTTTAAAAAACtacaaagaaattaaaaaaaaacctataTTGAACCAGCCAACCACAGCCCGCCATGTCACCCAACCCCCTCGCCCCACGCCAGGCAGAATCTCCACGCCAAGCGGGCAACGCCAACCCGGGGTGGAACACCCGGCGTTGAAGGGCCAAAACGCCCACCCTCCAACGCCCACACCCGGCAGTCTTAATATCGATTTGGCATTTGATAAAATAGAAGATTTTAATAGATCTAATATATATTTGGGTCTGAATTTTAGGACTTTACCATAGGTTGAAGATTTTCTAACATCAACAATAACATCATGTTAACCGAACCATTTTTTGTATTTAACCGCTAACTGAAAATCAAAATCAACCAAATCGGTGTTACATTTTTGATAACCGACACTTTCATGATAGGTTGAATGCCTTTGTTTGAGCATATAATAACTGTACTAATAGATATATGTCAGTAAAGTTCACTCGTTTGGTTACTTTTATTGCTTCAGAATTGCAGTGGTGGATTAGCCTCTGTCAAGAGAAGATGTGATAATAGTATGCATTTTGCCAAACAAGATTCTGAGTCACAAGGTTGTTTCATGAGACCAAATTCCACCAAACAGGTCACAAACTGTCCGTATATTGCCTATAAGGGGGTGTAAACGAGCTGATCTGAGCCCGAGCACGCTTAAGATCGAACTCGTTAAGGCTTGTTTGCCTTATATGTATATAAACCATCTGCTTGTTTGCCCtgtatttatataaataatagcATTGTTTAAGCTCAGTCAAGCTCGGTTTGTGAAGCTCGGGCTCGATTAGAGCTTTTAACGAGCCGATCTCTAGCACCTCACGAGCGAGTTAGCACGTTTACACCCTTATGATTCTATTAAAATGTATATTTGACATTCCCAACTTTATAAAGTGTATCTCTTCTTTTGGATAGAGCGATTAACATTCACCATTTCTTTGCCAGGATTGTTTTGACCAGTCAATGTTGACTTTCAGGTCAACTTGTAACCAAAAAGAGGAATCATCTGAACTTGTGACAACTCCCTTGTTTTCTCCGCCAGCCAGCATGAATATTGATGTTCCAAAAGTTAGAAATATCCAACATGATGTCAGTGATTACATGTTACCTTATTCACAGCCACCTAAGTTTTCCAGAACAACAATAGAAAGAGATGAACCGATAAAATTCAACCCGAAGAACAACCAAAATGCTACAAAACATTTAGGTAATTTAACTTTGAGACACTAGCAACATTTACTTGGGTcctgttatgaaaaaaaaaaaaccttaattgTCGTACTTATTTTGGCAAAAATGAATTAAGTGTACACCAACACTTCATAATTCAGGGGTGTAAACTTCTCACATGACATGAAGAACCTAACACAAAACTCACAGGTTTCGGTTtggtctaaacgggttcgggtctgATCGCGTCCAACTCGTGAACTCGTTTAACTAAACGGGCTGTGTTCGGGTTGACCTAGCATGCTCACGGGTTAActcgttgaatttatacttattgTTTTTGGATGTGTCTGTCATAGCTTAAATTGATTGGGTAagatttaaaaaatataataaaaatgagTATCAAGTAATAGTTTAAAACAAATATATTTATATACTTTCCTATTTGTTATAAACTAGGAttaagacccgcccgcgttgcgaCGCATGTACATCATAAACATCGAATGAATTGGTCCAAAcattatatgatgcattaaccatatgaaaacacacatttcaacgtatccagttgaactcaatgtaacctgtataagcaggccggccctgagaattcatgtaccatgttcgagctcgaaaaacgtgcccttaggttttaactaaataaaaaatttTAACTAGTTTTTTCATACAACTTTGAACGGTTGACAAAAAGCCCTTAGGttttaactaaataaaaaatttTAACTAGTTTTTTCATACAACTTTGAACGGTTGACAAAAATATAGCATTCGGTAAACAATGCAATTAACAAAATACATAATATAGTATTCGAATGAATGACATACCGTAAAAACTAATAAGCTAATAGCTAACCAATGATTCGTGAAGCTCTCCTTGCATTCTTGATAGCAAATTGTTGAATCAACTCTTCACAGTTTATATCATCTAAGACTTCGTTCTCGATAGCAATCATCGCCAACCCACTAAGTCTTTCTTGAGACATTGACGATCGTAGGTAAGATTTCAATAACTTCAACTTCGAAAAACTTCTTTCTGCAGATGCCACAGTGACTGGAATAGTCAACAATATTCTATATGCAATGCATGCTTCTGGGGAATAACCGTCTTCTTTCATATACACCAAAACATCTACAGGACTGCTAAATTTATTGGTTAGTGAGTCACGAAATAAATTAAGCTTTGTATAAAGTGCCTTGCCATCAATATCCGATTTTTCTTTAAACCTGAGTGCATTTTCAAGACGATGACAAGACGACTTAAGATCTTCATTTTTAATAATCCTCAACGTACGTGGAAACAAAAAACCAAATAAACCCTCGTACCATTTAAATTGTTCAAATCTTTTCTCTAAAGAAGCAATAGCTTGATCCACAATATATAAGAAAAAGTTTACTCTGAAATTCTCTTCTACTGTAAATGCAACTTCTTCGCTACTAGAAGTCTCATCTTTAACGCCTAAATAATGTTCGACAACaacataaatgaactgaataaTGTTCGACAACAACATAAATGAACTGAAATCCGAAATCGACataagttaactaaataaatGTTAAATGAATTCGACATATATAATTGAAATCGAAAAGATGAAAATCACTCTATTCAAAACCCCATATGATAACCCCAtgtgaataaatgaataaatgaaTTCGATACATATAACTGAATAAATGAATTCCATATTTCCATATGTTCTCGACAATCGACAACAACATAAACAATAAAACAAAGGTTGTGCGACTGCACTACTGCtgacatgcttgctatgactgaaaTCGAAGGGACGAAGGCCTGCTGATGATGAATGATGATCGGCGATCGGCTGTGCAACTGGGCCAGTTCCGACGTTTCTGTTCTTCCTCAGTTCCGACGTTTCTGTTCCTGATTGCCGCCCACTGCCAGactttatttttaattagtttttagataatatttgggtattgggctcactaacctaatgggctaaatagtttaaacaatatgattttttttaagtgggcctatgttaatattttttcggttataccctattaaattttttttacatatataatatcggatttttttttaaatcacggGCCCTACGAAATCACGCGCCCTGTTCGGTTGTCCCCCCTGCCCTCCTTAAGGGTCGGCTCtgtgtataagcattgtgatttgatcaaacgtaaagtaaaacaaattcatatcgaacaatcataatgatgtgtgacccaactcatacatagaaaacgtaacgggtatgaaggaaaatctacacatgtaatcgaaagggattaattagagctttcgaaaaaaagggagaaaaagaaaccataatttgactccactcggttcgaaacaaactttacgaaacatacataaaataaacacgaaaaatattatatttgacctgtatcatttcccaaaaaagtttacgtcgaaacgtagaacaacttgaatttataccaaaacgtacataaaaatatgcacgtaaaaatggttttttttaaacgaaaacgtattgaATTTGACttgactcgtctataaaaaaagtttacgtcagaatgtagaacaaatcatatttatacctaCCCGTACATAAATATAcacgtaaaaatagtttttaagtaaaggaagtataggggtaaaccgaaacaaaatattagtaaaaaaattaataggttaaaACCGTTTGTAAAAcagtgccaagtagcaccaatgccacaacgacatcgactctcaacatcgtaaaaataaaatagaaaaaatggGAAAAATTATACTGAACGAAAAGCAGatttaaaatcgttgaaccacgaaCACACGTTAtagtgtgttaatgcgaagaaattaaccagaaatgGAAAACGTAGAAAGCAATAACTTAGTTGATCTAGGACCCGCCTGTTGCGGCAAACTTGTCAAAAAGGAAAAAAAGGACACGTTGCGACGAGcctgtcaaatatgaaaaaatagagcaaaaaacgttgaacctcacatgcacgctacgacgtgttaacttgcaaaatttagaacgaaacgtaaaacttgcgaaagataaaaaagTATAGGTgtccaaagttgtaaataataaagtgttgtgttaaattataaaagatggaaaagtttggattaaaagtaaaaaattaaaaggggttaaaatacaaaatatgaaaattcttgggttaaaagtgaaaaatcaaagtATTTACTGGAAAAACTCCCTAAGCTCATGGTACAACCAAGATATGCATAAAGttgttgcttatttatatatggaatcatttgtaatttttgagaaaataaaaaACTCCAAGACAAATTTTTGGGTTAAATGGGTCAAGTTTGTTTTAACCCGTGTTGTGTTCGGGTTCATGTGTTTgacacgattttcgggttcgTGTCGTGTTCGGGTTCAACCCGTCAACCCGACCCATCTAACACCTTTACTTCAAATGATATTATACAGGGTTTGAGAAAAAATTATCCCCGAGGATGGATATTGCAGAATCTGGAGGAAAATATGTTCTGCTGATAGAACTACCTGGGATTAGTATAGATGATATAAGAGTTCAAGTTGATAATACAACGTAAGATTATCTTTTTAGAAGATATACTATGAATAATTAATGTCCTAATAATGAATATAAAAACAATGTTGTTAGTTGTTACAATAATAATCTAAATTTTTGAATAAACGGTTTTCGAAGTTATATGCACAAATGCCTAAAAGGCATAGTTTTGACTCATTCCCCCTTTAAGCTATATTtcttggtttgacccgttttagatatacttgtaacaccccgaaaacgggtttagtAATTAAACCTCGTTAATACAAAAGagtgggtaaaataccgttagtggtgagAGTAACCcagtaaatattaggatttaagtaaataaacctaatatttaataaaacgtTAATAAATGTTTTCAAGTAAATAAGGTTTATAAGAAGTCCGAATTAACGTGACTTAAATACAtaacgggttatgacttcccgaacccgCTAAAGTAACAatgaataattaacctagttagtaccATGTGATTAAGTGACTAAAGGTGAGTTATAATTCCATTTGATCAAAAGGAAACATGAGGGACCAATGTTGCCAAGTGGGAaagttgttttattaaaacaagagttaaaacaccaaaacacacacttaaagtgtgtgttctggtcgtgaCAATCACAGGAGCCAAGGGAGGGTTCCTTACTCAAACCCTAACTTGCCTAAATCCAAGAAATTGAGAGGCCAAATCagtcccaaatcgaaatccaagctcGTATTCATGAACACCAAGTTGaaaggatcacaaggtatgtaaaattgtgACGTTTTGATCCATCTCAAAATTCTAGGTTATTTGTAAGAAACTGAAATTTAGCTTGATTATGTCATGCATGAGTGAATCTTGAAGTAACatgatgtctaggagtaaaccctagtcaataacaTGTTAGATTGTTGGAAAAACTATGAGATTCATGATGATCCATTGATaagctaagtgggttttatgttaatatgatgaacactaggaaatagattgttgatctagtgtaaattgacgattttgaagtgaattcagaaattatagaagttaaccactttgtaagatggttgatttatgtgaaatttggggtaagagataagctagagacatgataaataaacatgtaaaattctgcccttaaggtgttcgttgaaatgcctcaaagaaggctcgaaactagaattttgtagttaaaacacctagTTGTGATGTTTTGAATATTATGCAAAAAAAGTGATTAAAGAGAGAGTTCTAAATGTGTTAAACGCGATTAGAACTTTGGTCAAAACGGAGGTCTAAAGGTAACGCCTACCGAGTAGTTAGAGAGTGCTAAAACTAGTTGATAACTCGAAAATGCAAACtagtatactaatgggcatttgactattaaaaaggtcaaactgacctataatacgataaatagcaattttgatatgaaatgcataaggtggaataatcgtattagagtatgattaaactaaccaccttgaaaacgatgatgatagtttgacgcgtaacaagctag encodes:
- the LOC110921591 gene encoding small heat shock protein C4, whose amino-acid sequence is MEIQTARRRLETIAAHVSAAGNTSATHLFPLNCSGGLASVKRRCDNSMHFAKQDSESQGCFMRPNSTKQDCFDQSMLTFRSTCNQKEESSELVTTPLFSPPASMNIDVPKVRNIQHDVSDYMLPYSQPPKFSRTTIERDEPIKFNPKNNQNATKHLGFEKKLSPRMDIAESGGKYVLLIELPGISIDDIRVQVDNTTLTVQTIKGRYRDSSLSDHANSSYHKKEILEGPFDVKWPLPFDVNPDSVSAEFLDGLLHITITKLRVPVW